Proteins encoded in a region of the Rutidosis leptorrhynchoides isolate AG116_Rl617_1_P2 chromosome 9, CSIRO_AGI_Rlap_v1, whole genome shotgun sequence genome:
- the LOC139868063 gene encoding uncharacterized protein produces the protein MLESNKNVTVAERLKIINSTTTTSWNWSRTPNGRCLTELTELNHLIETISLSDKPDTWKWNLDQSGIFTTKALATILDNLKLDTPSSTFKTPRNKLLHQKINIFIWRVLYGRIPTRVELDKRGVDLDSILCPLCNLHTESIEHILFQCTLSTSIWNSILQWWNLPVDTFTNLRDIILSDQSLTTQQNGFNIWLAVKWASTYIIWKYRNLKAFGKKEWCIATILSEIQTQSFAWISKRHKKSTVMWHQWLINPVSYISSNHQRSGIG, from the coding sequence atgcttgaatcaaacaAAAACGTCACGGTTGCGGAAAGACTCAAGATAATCAACTCAACAACAACTACTTCATGGAATTGGTCCCGTACACCCAACGGTAGATGCCTCACCGAATTAACAGAACTAAATCACCTTATAGAAACAATCAGTCTCTCAGATAAGCCTGATACCTGGAAATGGAATCTTGACCAATCCGGCATATTTACAACAAAAGCATTAGCCACCATCCTCGACAACCTAAAACTTGATACACCATCTTCTACCTTTAAGACACCTAGAAATAAACTCTTACACCAAAAAATTAACATCTTCATTTGGAGAGTTCTATACGGGAGAATCCCGACGCGCGTAGAACTCGACAAAAGAGGTGTTGATCTCGACTCAATTCTTTGCCCACTATGCAACCTACACACAGAGTCTATTGAACACATACTATTTCAATGCACGCTTTCAACATCTATCTGGAATTCAATCCTACAATGGTGGAACCTCCCCGTAGACACCTTCACCAATCTCCGTGACATAATCTTAAGTGATCAGTCCCTCACTACGCAACAAAATGGTTTCAACATTTGGCTAGCCGTTAAATGGGCATCCACTTACATCATCTGGAAATACAGGAATCTTAAGGCTTTCGGCAAAAAAGAATGGTGCATCGCCACAATTTTATCTGAAATCCAAACACAATCATTCGCATGGATATCCAAAAGACACAAAAAATCAACGGTTATGTGGCATCAATGGCTAATCAATCCCGTCTCATATATCTCCTCGAATCATCAAAGATCCGGCATTGGTTAA